One segment of Oreochromis niloticus isolate F11D_XX linkage group LG8, O_niloticus_UMD_NMBU, whole genome shotgun sequence DNA contains the following:
- the kcng3 gene encoding potassium voltage-gated channel subfamily G member 3, protein MKFGKSICVLNVGGTRYAFTREVIRDFPLRRVSRLIACATEKEVLELCDDYDRDRNEFFFDRHAQAFVFIMLYVRSGKLRFVPGVCELSFYTEMLYWGLESAHLDSCCQKRLDDRMSDIGLDTLSEGDIEDEPQSPGESVQEAELTCRARWLEKMRKAFEEPNSSLVAQLLASVSVIFVIVSMIMLCASTLPDWDTAKRTTVEEHRIVEAVCIGWFTAECIVRFLVAKDKWDFLRRPLNIIDVIAITPYYVTMAMARAGMPGAGLGVAGVILRVLRMMRVFWLMKLARHFLGLQTLGLTLRRCYREMVMLMVFVCVAMAIYSALAQLLEHGLDLETQNSDYASIPAAAWWVIISMTTVGYGDVYPVTIGGRVLGGMCVVSGIVLLALPITFIYHSFVQCYHELKLRSARYARNLSAEMLR, encoded by the exons ATGAAGTTCGGGAAGAGCATCTGCGTGCTTAACGTCGGGGGAACCCGGTACGCCTTCACCCGTGAGGTGATCAGGGATTTCCCTCTTCGACGCGTCAGCCGCCTGATTGCCTGCGCAACCGAGAAAGAGGTCCTCGAACTCTGCGATGACTACGATCGGGACCGGAATGAGTTTTTCTTCGACCGCCACGCTCAGGCTTTCGTGTTTATTATGTTGTACGTGCGCTCCGGCAAACTCCGATTTGTTCCCGGAGTGTGTGAGCTGTCCTTCTACACAGAGATGCTCTACTGGGGACTGGAGAGCGCGCACTTGGACTCCTGCTGCCAGAAACGCCTGGACGATAGGATGTCCGACATCGGACTGGACACACTCTCTGAGGGGGACATCGAGGATGAGCCCCAGAGCCCAGGGGAGTCAGTGCAAGAGGCTGAGCTCACATGTCGCGCTAGGTGGCTCGAGAAAATGCGCAAGGCTTTTGAGGAGCCCAACTCTTCCCTTGTAGCGCAGCTTTTGGCTTCAGTGTCCGTGATCTTTGTTATCGTTTCTATGATTATGCTGTGCGCTAGCACCCTGCCGGATTGGGATACAGCCAAGAGAACTACTGTGGAGGAGCACAG GATAGTGGAGGCAGTGTGTATTGGCTGGTTCACGGCAGAGTGCATAGTGCGCTTTCTGGTGGCCAAAGACAAGTGGGACTTCCTCCGCAGGCCACTCAACATCATCGACGTGATTGCCATCACCCCCTACTATGTCACTATGGCAATGGCCCGGGCAGGGATGCCAGGTGCTGGGCTCGGGGTTGCTGGAGTCATACTGCGGGTCCTGAGGATGATGAGAGTGTTCTGGCTCATGAAGCTGGCCAGACACTTCCTGGGACTGCAGACTCTGGGGCTGACTCTCAGGCGCTGCTACCGAGAGATGGTCATGTTGATGGTGTTTGTCTGCGTTGCCATGGCTATATACAGTGCCCTGGCCCAGCTACTGGAACACGGCTTGGATCTGGAGACCCAGAACAGTGATTATGCCAGCATCCCTGCTGCTGCCTGGTGGGTTATTATTTCAATGACAACAGTGGGTTACGGGGATGTGTACCCGGTGACAATCGGAGGACGGGTGCTTGGGGGAATGTGTGTAGTGAGCGGCATTGTGCTCCTGGCACTGCCCATCACATTCATCTACCACAGTTTTGTTCAGTGCTACCATGAACTCAAACTGCGCTCTGCCAGATATGCACGCAACCTGTCGGCAGAAATGCTGCGGTGA